Within Crassostrea angulata isolate pt1a10 chromosome 2, ASM2561291v2, whole genome shotgun sequence, the genomic segment acaaaaggatattcaaaatgaacttggattaaccgctaacaaacaggcataaagagagactgagaaccaatttcttctctttttttacatcaaaagaaattcaaaaataaatcaaaatatattttttctttgtatgcgttaatgaaaatgtagatcagcaaggggttctttgtcgtgcaagcacctacttacatatataatgtaacagattgttacacgggtctacaacgatgacaaatatcgaaaaggcaatattgtgggtgaaggatgaatgtgtagtttgtttttgaagtttatttttgatacatgtaattatatttatctggatctgttatgtttgttagtttgtattgtttattaaagaggggaataaagaaatgagtaatttccaagcacatagcatcgtttttgaaagtgggggggggggggggcaaactcatccaacaaatcttgacaagcaaaaaaagaattttttttaaaaagaattttccaAAACTTTCGAAATTTCACTTATaatatcatgattttcataccattttttttacatgctacaaaaaaaggggggggggggggcaactccatgataattcaattttttacgtaaattttagaaaaatagttgctgcgagaaaaagtggggagaggacatctttatgtcatataacatgtgaaactgatttcattccacccacaatcttgaaataatgaaataattttaatgaaaacaatataaatagacgtcataaatgccatatcaaacgacatattaccacttgattctgcgcgtctttttaatgaatttataaacagcagcaaattctaaaatgtatttttaaaggtaatgttagctgcaagtctgtagaccttgtttgaaaaatttcggatggtagtcaatttttccgggatacagaccgagcggtacatatgcagttaaggtaactaagaatgattccaataaaatactttgttgagtaatgcaagcttttaagaaagcaatacttatatttgtttaaaatataacacccaaatacttcgtcttacattcgctatttgtagaaccagtatcagtccgaCCGGCCTCAgcatatacattgttggaatttaattgtcctagcattgcattgctctgcatgtacacaatttcttataaaaattaaacacttaaagtgttcatctatatggctacacataacgtacacacgtgattcaaaataaccaacacggaaaacggtaaagaattcagtcattgattctacattttatagaacttgtaaaaaaaacacattgcgagtctgaatgtttgttgatatgtcaatctatcaatatacaatttattaattattttcgattgctaagactacagcgtatttgatgaacattgaacaacattttttccatgccacttttttccatggaagatagcgaatgtatacaagtataaagcatttataaaatttatctaattacctctttagaattgtgtatggaataaataatttataagttgctgctgaaggttgtttggtattttcgtttgtagatgttttgcaagtaaaaaacctgaaacgcggggcaagtcataattaatatccctgataaccgtaacttaaaactagtggctttggattcaaatattatcgtatacgaatattaagttcactttttaaaatcatctccacgatgataattatattatatccatcgcaaatcagtattttttttttttgctttaaaagaattgttctatcgggagcaatcccgcgttcgtttaaattgccagcgtacatttgtcatgtcagtaatacacattgtgctttataagacggccgtgtatacgtattgtagaaaagttgagtttaagtaccatgcattggaaccattttattaacacatctcccagtactgaaacaattcaaaatgtctctgttacagtaacacagtggggcgacgcgttaaacgtgtacgtccagctctacaagcacatgcactatcGTCTAgacgacggcctgaatacagctagcgactctcctatcgatcggttacctgagtctcgtaatgcatctaaatatagacaggggcacagttatgaaacaaacaacaaaaataaggtcaaagaggttcatctatatgaaatgaaaatgtacatatgaataaaaacatttgggaattttatgtggaattatttttgcgcactacatgtatcagttagtgcattaaaagaagccctttcataacctcataaacgtgcgcacccccacaaaaatggaccgaactgacaacaattgtttctgcaaaaactgactataaattacgaaaacattaaattaaatactatagaaggattcaaaattaatttctttacaactttgcttcaataatgcattagaaatttctattcatttttaagttattgacaagaaactttggacgcctctaactccctaattataagggcTAGCCCTTTTTTCggcataccgaatgaaaggtctaagtaagaccaagaacttttaaaatacatgttataacaaatttttatcaggtagagaactaacacggaaaatacgcgaatttttgattttttttcttacctttgtttcaacatctataccaccccttttatttgcatttaaataataaataaaatatatctcgcacaaattcaatgtattagcttccaaaccagcccatctttgagattCTGCCAGttatcgttaaagctaaacaacctggacaaaagaagtcgttaaattttactaaaaggggaataactcaaaaccggatagggattttcctcaactaaaatatgcaacgacaacatcacgcggcatgttatcagtcctgaaaatttcaaaacaatcggttaagaaacgagcgagatattaaggatcaaagttggcgtctagaagaaaaaaaaaaataataagaaatttgaaaatttttcagaataatagtaaggttttccgctgagagcggaaaaccttaatgaAGGCTGTCGTCATCTCTCTAAACTTAATATCAATTTAACTCATAGGTATTACTGGTATATCataattttgcacttttttttttttttataaaaagttaacAGCAAGCCTTTTGTTTTTCAGACGAAgaaaatttgaacaaatttgcaACACTTGCTTAttcaaaaatcttgaaaaagcAGAAGGGGCTAAATGATGTTCCAGAGGAGctgttttcttttgaaatgAGTTCAGACGAAAGTTTCGAAAAAAGACATAGGTGTAAAACTAAAAAGATGCAGGAGTCAGAGGAGCAAGAGGACACGCTGAGTcccaaaaagaagaagaagaaagatGATGGAAAAAAGGAAGGTTCCAAGGAAAACAAAGATGAAGAGAAGGAAAAGAAGAAGgaaaattcatcaaaaaaacagccagaaaaacaaaaaaaagtgtcCAAAAAACTGGAAGCTCTGCCTGAAGGATTAAGGACCTTGCAGAACAAATATTGCAGCAATCTCTTTGGTCAATTTTCTACATCTGTCCCAGCAACCTTGCCAGAAACTGACGGCATATTTTCTGTCTCCAACTTTAACTTGATTGACCCAGAGAGTACCCTTTCAGAGCCAGCCTTACCAGTGTTAAAGCCCACTGCATCCAAGACACCTGTTGACCCAAAGAGTACCAATTCAGAGCCTGCCTTACCAGTGTTAAAGCCCACTGCATCCAAGACACCTGTTGACCCAGAGAGTACCCCTTCAGAGCTGGCCTTACCAGTGTTAAAGCCCACTGCATCCAAGACATCTgttgaaacaagaggcccatgggccacatcgctcacctgaggaacaataggtatgataaagtcagcttaatggagtcataatacaaacaatctggacaatgtacaataatacatgtagatcctgtataaataaaatccatttttcccccttggaattCGGATAGCCCtaattgctgccaatatttacaagagcagactttaatcaccgctcctgcacatatatagggactcaatgttacgcaggcagggataaccgcacacctacgcaactcaacaggtaccaacgtttgcgcaagcagggatgaccgcacacttgcaccaacagctcaacctaacgcaagcagggagtgccgcacacttgcgctagaaaggcctgaacaccagcagggatgaccatacattagtgctcccatgcaaccaccaccaatacaagcagagatgactgcacacttgtattaatacgatacagggcaggaatgaccgcacactttgtatcgaaggttagaaaacacgtagattagatagagcaaggatgttcacacactcaatctatccatacctgttcaagtttaaccccaaaaaGTCGCTCATTgaaatgcaatagacactgtccctatatatgtgccaacctaaaataattcatagtatctaaaaattgaaaattaaaaatattaacaaacttATCTGGCCTTACCCAAAacttcttatgcagaacaacttatatacattgaatatttattattgtataaaaataatcatcacaataattggttaacagtggatgcattaattaaaataatcaagaatcaataaatcaagggcaataactcaatacagtaatacaaaaagattctaatgaaaaaatagctgcctgcttcaatttcatagtcatatcacatgttgagtattgcagttctcaaaaagatcctttacaattgtttatatatgggatatttagctacatcaaactctgaaccttcttgtgaggccgaagaattgtcttggagccaaagttttaacaattataaagaatcatcttgctgattagtttctgagaagaagatttttaaagatttactttatatattcctatgtaaaactttaacaccccccccccccccccccatgtggcctcaccctacccccaggtatcatgattttcacaactttgaatctacactacctgaggatgcttccacaacagtttcacctttcctggctgattagtttctgagaagaagattttcaaagatttactctatatatttctatgtaaaattttaacacccccccccccccccaatgtggcctcaccctacccccagggatcatgattttcacaactttgaatctacactacctgaggatgcttccacacaagtttcagctttcctggctgtttagatctgagcagatgatttttaaagattaactctatatattcctatgtaaaacttcgaccccccccccattgtggccccaccctaccccgggggtcatgaatttcacaactttgaatctacactacctgaggatgcttccacacaagtttcagctttcctggctgtttagtttctgagaagaagatttttaaagatttactctatatattcctatgtaaaacttcgaccccccattgtggccccaccctacccccgggggtcatgaatttcacaactttgaatctacactacctgaggatgcttccacacaagtttcagctttcctgactgtttagtttctgagaagaagattttcaaagatttactctatatattcctatgtaaaacttcgaccccccattgtggccccaccctaccccagggggtcatgaatttcacaactttgaatctacactacctgaggatgcttccacacaagtttcagctttcctgactgtttagtttctgagaagaagatttttaaagatttactctatatattcctatgtaaaacttcgaccccccattgtggccccaccctacccccgggggtcatgaatttcacaactttgaatctatactacctgagaatgtttccacacaagtttcagctttcctggctttctggttcttgagaagaagatttttgaaaatttctcgaaatttttcattaatttctaattatctccccttgaaaacgggtgtggcccttaattttcacaactttgaatcccctttgcctaaggatgatttgtgccaagtttggttgaaattggcctagtagttcttgagaagatgttgaaaatgtgaaaagtttacggacggacggacggacggacggacggacagacggacagacagacgacagacaaaatgtgatcagaatagctcacttgagctttcagctcaggtgagctaaaaaggtccGTACCATTGTCAACATCTGCATCATCTCTAACCATGACAGATACATGGGAGGTCTGCATGAATGCAGTTAATGCAACAGCTACATCAGACCATGAATCAATGCAGTCACTAACGAGGCCTAACATCTCAGCTTTTTCTCAAGTGCCTAGTAAGTCATacatagaaaaaatgttttattttataattttacagtcctctatttaaaagtaaattattttaACTTGATACTACCGGTACTCTGATTTAATTCATTCATGTATTGAAActtataaatctttttaaattaaaaattttggagCAAAAATATATGCATCAATTCTGGTAGAGTATGTTATTAGATTCTCTGTAACATATACTACGATTTATAACTAAGCTCATTGTTTCAGTTCCATCTGGTGAGGTACTGCAGGTCCTGGAGGGACTAATGAAACCAGAAGTCCAGCTTTACATTAGAGACTTAGTCCACTTTGTAAAGCAAAATAAACCACAGGTATGTATTGAATCAGATATAATAGGAAATGCACTGTCAGATTGATACTTAAGTTAACACAGAGTGTTTATTTTTAGTGTTAACATAGAATGTTTAAACTTTACAATatacttattttttatgtagaacTCATTTGAGAACACCAGTGGTGACCAGCAGAGTTGGGAGCAGACTGGACATCACCATGACTTCACCGCACCTTACAGACAAATTGAGTCTCATTACAGCAATCCTGGGGTATCACTTGTTACTAATTTTTATTATTGGGGTTCTTATgagtatccttggggttcctagGGGTATCCTTTGGATACTTGGAGGTGACCCTTGGATTCCAGTGAGATCCCTTCGGTATTAATAGCTATTAATTTCTATCATTGGGGGTACCTTGGGGTGAGCCTTGGATTTGAATGAGACCCCTGGATTTTCAGTGGTTAATAATTTCTATCATTGGGGTTCGTAGGGGTATCCTagggtttccttggggtgtcCTTGGGGTACTAAGAGGTGATCCGTGAACTCAAATGAGACCCCTTGGGTattaatagttattaatttctatcattggggttccttggggttccttggggttaaatGACTCACCCCCGCctgtataataaaattttcCGGCTGAGATTTCCGTCTTTAATTCCCCCATATTCTCCCCTAGGAGCTTGATTAGCCTAGTACCCGAGGCCTTCCGAGTGCACTCGGAAGGCCTCGGGTACTAGACTAGAGCTAGTTAATATCAAAATCCTTATTGTTTATGTGTTTGAAAATATGGCATCAAAATAGTAACACGTCAATGACCCAGATCAAcggagtcttggtaaaatgggtaggcaaacccggtccggggcaaaataaaagccggggcagatcaatatttttcaattttctttgtgaACAATCAACCAAtctcaatgaaattttcaggatatgtcACCAATCAGTATAACTGTATTCGCTCTAAATATTTCTGCAAAACAATGAGTATTTAGAAATTTATCGACGATTGTTGATTTCcaagttggtaaaatgggtaggcaaacccgggtcGACATTTTACGGTTTTGTGgacttatttaagaaaaaaatgaacattttacgTTCCGTAATAGCTGCGTGTCTATGTTATTCCACATGGATATTATTTATGTTATATTAATGTTACTTTTCATTACAATAATTCACATAATTAGAGAATAAAGATTACAGATACTGTGccttaattttaatattaatgctTGTAAGATATTGGTTTTTTTAGGTAAATTGAGTCTGGGCCCTGGTTGGGCGTCGTGGTTATCCCGATAAGAACAGTACTtgcttacaaaaattaaaaataaacataaaaaaacaataaacaaatcaaaggccggaacggccacaaaggcgtcgaactgactttttctttaatatagaatatcaataatttgaatttctgttaatttaatagtcgtatatcaaataattttagacATAGAATAGAGAAGtatatgaattttgttttgtgctgctttaaaaacaaaaataagtttattttcatataaaaaaggtATAGGTgcttttacaattcaataactcattatgtttacaaaattcgaagaaatttcaaagtttaaaaataaattattttctttaaacaattttcacaggttcatgattcgaatacattaacagtatgtccctaattataataataaagcatacttttatttatttcaattcccgtttgaaacaagattccCTATGGTACTATActgttgtttacaaacaaatccacaacacgtgctatctaaaatgctcgaccagaTCAACTGAATTATCGTGTTTATATTTAGCAGTAAAAtcactagatacgtttatcgcttacatttattttggagaccgtgcccgataacaaataaatttacatcgcaaattttatttctatcgggcacactctccaattaaaatgtaagcgataaactaaaataatatttagtgaatgtttacacctgattgtattcatccgccatttcttgattaagcaaatttatacttatgcaatgagttgtcaataaccaggtaggcaaagttggtttttttgtacacaatttagtttgataaatggaataaaaatcttgaaatacatttaatactttaaagaacttatttcttatacgcatttaaaaggcggtgcagcgCGTGaatttggacgattgccaatccagacaaTCGCTAGAAGGCTGTCGAGCATTAGCTCAACGTCTTAAAAAATTAActacaaaacaagaggcccatgggccacatcgctcacctgaggaacaataggtatgataaaatcagcttaatggagtcataatacaaacaatcttgACAATgttcaataatacatgtagatcctgtataaataaaatccattttttccccctggattttcttatgtttataatcattagtcccttttctgacaggatgattttatagtcatttcacatgtt encodes:
- the LOC128174448 gene encoding uncharacterized protein DDB_G0286299-like; this encodes MFACIFFNEDASLSVVGKNNKSLKLVSDDWEPRGKVEMYWPGKVAGQRSLYHGTIIKVGDEENLNKFATLAYSKILKKQKGLNDVPEELFSFEMSSDESFEKRHRCKTKKMQESEEQEDTLSPKKKKKKDDGKKEGSKENKDEEKEKKKENSSKKQPEKQKKVSKKLEALPEGLRTLQNKYCSNLFGQFSTSVPATLPETDGIFSVSNFNLIDPESTLSEPALPVLKPTASKTPVDPKSTNSEPALPVLKPTASKTPVDPESTPSELALPVLKPTASKTSVETRVPSGEVLQVLEGLMKPEVQLYIRDLVHFVKQNKPQNSFENTSGDQQSWEQTGHHHDFTAPYRQIESHYSNPGGALPPWSPYQGSALDPLGA